Part of the Bacteriovorax stolpii genome, GTCGATTTTAATCGCACTCTCTAAAAGGGCCGTCGTGGCAAAGAAAGTACAAGTTCCACGGTCACTTTGGTTTTTGGCCGAAGTGGTCTGCTCATTTAAGTTAATAATTTTTGGCACGTCTTTTAGTTGAGACTCATTAAAAGTAGAGTTGGAAACGGCATCGTAGAATTTTCCTAAGATCACTTTATCTTTATAAGCACCTGCTGTTTCTGCTTTTTTAGGAGCGCATGACTGCATAACAGTTGTCAGGGCAAGTGTCGCCAGAAGCATCTTTTTCATAAGAAATCCCGTTTAGGTTTAAAATTTGGATTATTATCGCAATTTATTTAGGAAAGAGTGGAGAGTTGAAAGAATTACATAGAAGATGTGTTTAAGAGATAGACAAAAAGGCGCCCAGTGGTTCGTAGGCGCCTTTTTAAAAGAATAATTACTTTAAGTTATCTAGTGCTTTTAACTGTTGGTTCATTGATTGCTCAAGTTGACGAGCAAGCGCCATCTCTTGTTGGAATCTGATTTGTTCCATTTTCTTTTCAACCATAATACGGTTTCTTTCTTCTAGTCTCTCTCTTAGAAGTTTTAGACGGTCAGAAGCCGTTAACTTCTTAGGAGCTGGCTTTCTTACTACAACTCTTTTTGGAGCTGGAGCAGGTGCTGGAGTTGGTTCAGCTACTTGGTATTGTCCTTCAATGTTCATTGTAGGAGCTTGGATTGCTTCGTCAGCAAGTGTTAGTTCATCGTTGATTGTCAGGTCAGTGTCAGCTTTAACATTAAAAGCAAACATTAAGCTAAGTAGCATTAAGTACTTCATAGTTCCCCCGTGTGGTTATATGCGGCGTTTTTATGACTTCTATAAAGATCAGTAAAGAGCGTGTGTAAAAAAGATAGTGACACCATTTTCTCAGGATCATTCTGGCACCAGTGATATATAGTTACTGCAAGAAAATAGGCGATCTTATTGAAATGTTATTCAAACAACTGATGTTTTTGTTGGCACAGGCCTTGCTCTAGGAGTCTCGTGCTTAATAAAGCAAAAAATTCTGAGGGGGATTTTCATGAAAAAAGCAATGTTGTTACTAGGGGTTCTACTTTTATCTGTATCATGTGTGGAATTAAATGGTTCACTTCAAGTTCGTGAAGCTATGAGCGTGAAGAAGAAATCAGGATTTCTAAATCTAAAAACAAAAACAATCAAAATTGAGCCAGGGTCTTATTCAGCAGAGCTGAAAGTAAAGAGCCAGAAAAATATCAACCTTGAACTTAAAGGTGGATCATTGGGAGAAGTGGATATTCCAATCAAGTCTGAAGATAGCTTAAACCTTCCACTGAACGGACAATTCTACATCGAAGGAAGAAAAATCGAGCAACCATTCAACGTAAGCGGGACAATGACAACAAATGTTGATCACTGGGGATACACAGACACAGTTGAAAAATGTGAGAGACAAATCACAGAAAGAAGATGTGAAAAAGTGTGTGTAAAAGAAACTGGAAAGTGCGATGTTGTTTGTAAAGACGTAGTGATCACTCTATACGGACTAAAGGATATTTCTTACCACTACAAGAGAACAGACCGCGAAGTTCGTCTTGAGTTTATGCCAGAGAACTCAACGGCAGTTATTGCCAGCCTTCCAGCTCGTGGAATTGAGTCGGAAAAAATCATCGATAGAGAAACAATCTGTCGCTAATTTCTAAAAGAAAATGAATAACGTTTACTAAATGAAAGGGGAGCGAAAGCTTCCCTTTTTTTGTCTTTATTTCAATCATCGTCAAAAAAATAGTCAGCTTCGTTACTAATTATCAAATGCTTATTTTTATTATTCGTGGCGATTGGTTTGCATATGAAATTATATTTTATTTCTTAAAAGGACATTGAATATGGTTTCAAAATTATTTTTAGTTACTCTCTTGGCCTTTCCAATGGTGAATCTTCCCAAGGCCCAGGCCGCAAGCTGCAACCCAAGTATTGTCTCTAATCGCGAGCTAGGGTCTACCATCTCTCCAGAGATGCTGGGAAATCTTTATGCCCGAGCGATGTTGAATATTGCCAAAGTAGCAGTGCTGGAAAACTATGGCACATTTGAAGATGCTGCTCGTGATATCGTTAGTAAAGCCGAAGGCAGAGGTCTTGAGTCATTAAAGAGCAGGGCCAAGAATTTTAATTACTGGCAAAAAAATAATCGCATTAGTAATGCAGACTTCTCTTTAGTTGCCTCTTTGATGGGACTGGACCAGGCGGAATTGGCCGCACTTAACTTAGCTTATCTTGCCAACAAAGGAGATCCGAGCATTTCCTTTAGTGAAGCGATTTTTAAAATAATTTCTAAAGGGGATAACTTGACCGTGGTCACCAGCGGGCAATTGGATCAATTGCTGGGAGATTTTCCGTCTGCATGTTTACAAAAAATTCCCAAGAACCAGTTGGTCAATTTAATTAATAAACTGAATATGGCCGTCTCTGAAAACTTAAATGATGTCAGTATTGATGGTGAGTATGTCAGGTTTGCTCAAACTTCACTTATGCATATGCCTTCTTTAAAAGTGGTAAAAACGAAATACGATCCCGCAGATGTGGATTCATTGCACGTGGGATTCAGACTTCTTTCAGAAGTTGGAGGATCATTTAATTCATATAGAGATTCTAATGCTGTTATTCACAGTGTTTCAAACCTTGAGACAATCAAGCACTTTCATAAGTTCTATGGATTGTCTGACTTTGCAGTTTTGAATAAAAAAGAAAAGACACTGACCTTCTTTGATGAATCGGCAAGAGTACAAAAAAGAATAACGATCGATATTGCTTCTACTGATGACCGCATGAATGCCGGTGGTGCGGGTATTTATTACGGTCTTATTGATAAAGGAAACACTTATTATGCCAAGGCCTTATCTGACAGAGGAATGAGAGAAGTTTTTAAAAGCAGGCAAGGGCAGGTAATCAGAATTAATGGACCTCTTTATATTCTTCCTCAAGATACAGGAGCTCATAAATTTAGGATTAAGAATAAGAGACTTGCCTTTAGTGGGTATCAGTTCTATCGCAAAAGCCGAAATTTAAATTATTCAATCGAGAGTAATACTAAGTTCAAGCTTGAGATCAGACACAGTTATAAATCGAAATTCGTCGCTGATTACATCAATACTTTGGAAAAAGAGAAAAGTCGCTTGATGCAAATTTTAAAAGTGGATAACGATGATTATAACATCCTGGCAGGATTTGCCATTGGTGTTCTCGCTCCTGAATCAGATTTCGGTAAAAACTGGAAATATGTCCTGAAAGAATTTTTACCAGGGGCCGTATCATTAGCTAAAGGAAACGGACTTGATACCAGCAAAAATAGCCGTGGCCCAACTCAGTTAAAAGTGATTCCTGAAGAAATTATGGAAGCGTATGGGATTAGTAAGACCAATCTGACAGACCCGGAGAATGCAGCGGTGGCCACGATTGCGATTAGTGCTGACTTTTTAAAGCAACTTAGGAATTTAGGTGTTAATCACAAAGCGATCAATGAAGAGAATATTCAAACGTACTTGTATTACTTGTATCAAGGTAAACGCGTACAGATTAAAGAAGCACTGGCGACCCCGGATGACAATCTTGCGATAAGGAAAATTGTAGCGGTCGTAAAAGGCTTAGAGTTTTTAGAATATTAAGATAAAAAAAGGGCCTCTTTCGAGGCCCTTTAAAATTACATTTTAAGTGCTTTTTTTAGGTTTTCATCAAGAGCATCAAGGAACTTCTCAGTTGTTAAATACTGATCAGCTGTTACCTTGTCACCGTAGATACAAACCGCAAGGTCTTTAGTCATTTTTCCAGACTCAACAGTTTCAACACAAACTTTCTCTAGAGTTTCACAGAAGTGAACTAGAGCAGGGTTGTTATCTAACTTACCTCTGTGGTTAAGACCGCGAGTCCAAGCAAAGATAGAAGCGATTGGGTTCGTTGACGTAGGTTTTCCTTGTTGGTGCATTCTGTAGTGACGAGTTACAGTTCCGTGAGCTGCTTCAGCTTCCATTGTCTTTCCATCTGGAGTGACAAGAACTGAAGTCATAAGTCCAAGAGAGCCGAAACCTTGAGCAACTGTATCTGACTGAACGTCACCGTCGTAGTTTTTACATGCCCAAACGAAGTTACCATTCCACTTAAGAGCAGAGGCAACCATATCGTCGATTAGTCTGTGTTCGTAAACGATTCCTAGAGACTCGAATTTCTTCTTGTAGTCTGCTTGGTAGATCTCTTCGAAGATGTCTTTGAAGCGACCGTCGTACTTTTTTAAGATTGTATTTTTCGATGAAAAATACAATGGCCATTTTTTTGAAAGGGCCATGTTGAAACATGAGTGAGCAAATCCTCTGATAGACTCATCTGTGTTGTACATAGAAAGAGCAACACCTGGACCTTTGAAGTTATAAACTTCTTTTTCGATCTTTTCGCCGTTTTCTCCAACGAAAGAAATCGTCAGTTTTCCTTTTCCTGGAACGACGAAATCAGTTGCGCGGTACTGGTCACCGAAAGCGTGACGACCGATCATGATTGGTGCAGTCCAGTTTGGAACTAGACGAGGAACGTTTTTACAAATGATTGGTTCACGAAATACAGTCCCATCAAGAATGTTTCTGATTGTACCATTTGGTGATTTCCACATTTCTTTTAGGTTGAATTCTTTTACACGTGCTTCATCTGGAGTGATTGTCGCGCACTTGATACCAACGTTGTACTTCTTGATTGCTTCAGCAGCATCAACAGTCACTTGATCGTTAGTTGCATCTCTGTGCTCCATTCCAAGATCGTAGTACTTAATATCTACATCAAGGTACGGAAGAATTAGTTTTTCTTTAATGAACTTCCAGATGATTCTGGTCATTTCATCGCCATCAAGCTCCACCACAGGGTTAGCTACTTTGATCTTTGTCATGCGCATATTCCTTACGTTTGTACGTTGCTATAATTTGAGATGATTCTATGAGAGGAGGAGAGGATAGTCTATATTCGTTGCCGTGGGTTAGGCCGCATTTGCCTTCATTTGATGAAGATATTTTTGGGCGCGCTCCAGAATGGGCTGAAAGTTTGCTGTTTGGACGATGTAGTCATTGGCGCCCATGAAAACCATGTCGCAAATTTCTTCTTCGCTACCATTTTTAGATATAAATAAAATTGGTAATTCTGCTTTTGCTTTTTCTATTCTGACAAGGGAGATGATTTCCTGGGCCGACATATCATTCATATCTTCATTGCAGATAATCATGTTGTAGTCTTTCTTGTGCTCCAGGAGATGAAGCAGGTGAAAGCCGCCTGTGGCAAATTCAACTTCAAAATTCTCAAGCATGCGCAGCTTTCCCGCCAGGATATTTCGAAAATTCATATTTTCGCTAGCTATAAGAATTTTAAATGTCTGCTCTTTGATAATGGCCATAGCTTATCCGTAATTTTTAACAGCTTTTGTAACTAACTTCTCGGCCTCTTTCATGGCCTTCTTTTTTTCTTCATCAGTCTGAATCGTTCCTTTAAACTTTGGCTCAAGAACGTGCTCTTTAATGTACGCTTCAGCTTTTTTACCATCTTCTGTCAGGCGCACTTTTTCCCATTGAAGAGATTCACCACCATAAAGAACCTTGGCGAAAAATTTCGTCACACCATTCATTTCGTTGATCTGGTTTTGAATACTCATCTTGATGGCCTTTTCACCAAAAGATGGAGCATCAATTAAAAGCTTCACTACGTTGTCTTTAATGGCATCCATATTGGCCTTGAAACCAGAGCCAGACATGTCAGCACCGTCAACCAGTGCAGGCTTTAGAAGCTTTTCCATAACGGCATCTTTGATTTTTGATCCTTCCGGAGTGTTGAAGATTTCTTCAAAATTTTCTTTCTTTAGAAGAACCTCTCTTAATTCCATTGGAACATCTTTATCTGAGATCCCGGCAAGTGAGTCTTTAACTGTTCCACGAACCATCGCTTTAATAAACTGATCAAGCCCACCGCTCTGGTATAAGAAATCCAGCAGGTCTTGTTTCGCTTTTTTCGACTTGGCCACGTCGTTTAAATCGACAGAAAGATTTTTAATAATCCCGTCAAGCGAGTGCTTTGCATTCTCCGGGTTGTATTCGATGTAATGTGACAATAAAATCGCCAGAGGTTTAACTGACGAGTCGATGTTTTGCTGCATTTGTTGCGTGTATGGAGAAGCTGGAAGAAGGGCACTCAAGCAAGGAAGGAAAGTTGAGAACTCGCGCTTAATCATGACTGTGGCCGCGTCTTTTTGCTCTGTCGTCATCCATGTATTGATGTTACTTCTAACAATAGTCATCCCGCGGGCCGTAAGCGTATCAGTACAAACGCTCAGTTTCGCAGTCACTTCACCCATTGGAAATTTCTTTAAACCATCAAGACACTGGTTGTATTGTTTTAGGGCATCGTCAATCTCTGGTTTTTGAGCATTGAAATCCGCTGTCCCCAGTGCACCTTTTAGAAGATAGTTTAACTTCAGTGCCCCAAGTTGTTTTGCAAAATTGATGGCGAAGTTTTTTGTACACTCATCAAGGTGAGCTGAAAGAGCATCGCCGGCAAGGTCTTTATCTGCACAGGCCATAAATTCATCTTCAACCGGGCGTAGGGCAGAAGGGGTCTTCGTTGTATTTAACTGCGCCTGTGTTTCCACGCGGCCGTAGTTGATTACGATAGATTTCGTTGCTTCACGCTTTAAGCTGTCGACACATTTGTCTTGTTTGGCTTCTTTGGCCATACAGGCCTGGAAGTTGCCCATCAGGGTTTTTCTGATTGAATTACGTTTTTCTGAA contains:
- a CDS encoding response regulator, whose translation is MAIIKEQTFKILIASENMNFRNILAGKLRMLENFEVEFATGGFHLLHLLEHKKDYNMIICNEDMNDMSAQEIISLVRIEKAKAELPILFISKNGSEEEICDMVFMGANDYIVQTANFQPILERAQKYLHQMKANAA
- a CDS encoding isocitrate dehydrogenase (NADP(+)), which codes for MTKIKVANPVVELDGDEMTRIIWKFIKEKLILPYLDVDIKYYDLGMEHRDATNDQVTVDAAEAIKKYNVGIKCATITPDEARVKEFNLKEMWKSPNGTIRNILDGTVFREPIICKNVPRLVPNWTAPIMIGRHAFGDQYRATDFVVPGKGKLTISFVGENGEKIEKEVYNFKGPGVALSMYNTDESIRGFAHSCFNMALSKKWPLYFSSKNTILKKYDGRFKDIFEEIYQADYKKKFESLGIVYEHRLIDDMVASALKWNGNFVWACKNYDGDVQSDTVAQGFGSLGLMTSVLVTPDGKTMEAEAAHGTVTRHYRMHQQGKPTSTNPIASIFAWTRGLNHRGKLDNNPALVHFCETLEKVCVETVESGKMTKDLAVCIYGDKVTADQYLTTEKFLDALDENLKKALKM